CTGTCCATATTGACTGCCATTTTTTTTCTATTTCAGATGGATTATATAAATTGGTATCAGCCTCATATTGTTTATCGGGAGAAATCACTTAATTTTTATTTGTTAAATTATTATTTTAATATCCATTGTATAAAATAGAAATAGATTGTTAAAAGGAATAATTTATAATTAAAATTTAAGATATATGAATTACAAATGAAAAATATAACTTTTGAAAAATATCAAGGTAACGGCAATGATTTCGTAATAATAGATTCTAGAGGAAATGAATTATATAAAAATTACAAGACAAATAAAATATTTGATATAGAAAAAATTTGCAACAGGCAATTTGGTGTTGGAGCAGATGGTTTGATTTTTATAGAAGAACCTAATGAAGATAATTATGCAAAAATGATAATTTTTAATTCTGATGGTTCTGAAGCACAAATGTGTGGAAACGGAATTAGGTGTTTAGTTGAGTATCTCCACGTAAATGATTCAATGAATAATAAAAATATAGAATATAAAATTGAGACTAAAGCAGGTTTAAAAATTGCAAAATATATAAATGATGAAATTACAGTAAAAATGGGAGTTCCAATTTTAGAATGTCAAAATATTCCAACAACAATTGAAAAAAAAATAAATTCAATTCCTTCACATGAATTTATTGAGAAAGATTTTAATAATATGGGTTATGCCGTAGGAATGGGAAATCCTCATTTAATATTCTTTGTAAAAGACATAGAGTCAATTGTTCTTTCCAGACTTGGTCCTATATTTGAAAAGAATGAATTATTTCCTGAAAAAACTAATGTGCATTTTTGTCAAATTTTAAATAGAGATAATATCAAAGTAAAAGTATGGGAAAGGGGTGCAGGACCAACCTTAGCTTGTGGAACAGGTGCCTGTGCTATCCATGTGGCAGCTTATAAATTAGGCCTTTGTAATTCACAAACCATAGTAACCTTACCAGGAGGTAATCTTAAAATTGATTGGTCAAAAGACGATTGTGAAGTAATGATGACCGGTAATGCTAAAAAGGTTTTCTCAGGATCAATGTTAGTAAATTAATGGAAAATAATTTTATCTATTTAGATAATGCATCCACAACTCCGTTATCTGAGAATGTTTTAAATATAATTAATTCAACTTATAGGAATTATTGGCATAACCCTTCATCTACATATGAGCTAGGGATAAAATGCTCTACATATCTTGAAAAAATTAGATCTAAAATTGCTTATATATTTGAAGCAGATCCTGAGGATATAATTTTTACATCTGGTTCTTCGGAATCGACAAATATTGTATTTAATAATATTTATGAGAAATTTAAAAATGGTAGGATTGTTATTTCAAATGTTGAACATCAAGCAACAACTATTTGTGCTAATAAACTAAGAAAACAAAATTGGGATATTTATGAATGGATGGTAAATAATGATGGAATTTTAAATATTTCTAATATTGAAAAATTTTTAAACAATGATACTAAGCTTGTATCAATTATTTGGGGACAAAGTGAAATTGGGACAATACAACCTGTCCAATTTATTGGTTCCAAATGTGAAGAATTAAATATAATGTTTCATTTAGATGGAACTCAAATATTAAGTAATGGAATATTCAGTTGGAAAGATCTTAAATGTGATTTTTTAAGTTTATCCGCTCATAAATTTGGAGGTCCAAAAGGGATCGGTATTCTTTTAACAAAAGAAAAGTCTAGACAAATTTTAAAAAATAAGGACATATCACTTACTCAGGAATTTTCAATTAGACAAGGTACACAAGCTTTGCCATTAATCGCTGGAATGTATGAATCATTAAAGAATATTGAAGGAAAAATAAAATTATATGAATACATAACTGAATTTCCTTCTAATAATATTAATAAACTTAAAAATTATTTTTTTCAAAAAATTAAAGATAATAATCATATAAAGATTACGGGTAGTATTAACCATAGACTTCCCAGTCATATTTCTTTTCTACTATTAAATAAACTATTTGAGCCTATAAGGGCCTATAAGATTGTTAATTTCATGTCAGAAAATAAAATAGCCATAAGTAGTGGAAGTGCTTGTTCAAGCTCATCTGGGAAACCTAGCTCAACACTTAAAAATATTGGTTTAAAAGATGATGAACTATATTCAAATATTCGTGTTACTTTAGGTTCAATAAACAATAAGTCAGAAATAGATAAATTTTTAGAACTTATTCAAATATGTATTGACAAATTTTAATGGAAACCAATTACAGACTACCTAAAGATTTAAATGAATCTCTTAAGAATATGGAGGATGCAATTATTCCAAGTTTATTAGATTCAAATAAAAGATTTACTATAGAATTTAATTTTGAAGGGTTGAAGTTTAACAGAATTGGAATAACTATCTACAAGATATTGTCTAAAAATAATAATGTATTCATAACATTTGCTGACCAAGGTGCTGTGGCTTTGGCTCAAAGAGACTATCCAGATATCAAAGATAAAATCTTTACTTTTAAATCATTTAATGAATCAAATAATATAAATAATATTGATAGTGCAATGATATCGATACTACCTCAGCCATATGATTTCGATTCATTTGAACGAATGTCTGATAATTATCAAGGTACGCATTATTCATTAAATCCAAAATTTGAAGATGCCAATATTGGTATAGGAAGTGTTATTAGAGAGCGACGTAAAAACTTTGTCAAAACATGGAAAAATATTTATTTTCTACAGCCTTTAAATAAAGCTGCTCTTATGCATATTTATCCAAATAACTGGTTGCTTTTCAAAGAAGAAAATAAAAGATATTTTTTTAAAAAAGAATTTGAAATTAAACCCGACAATGAATCTATTTTTGTAAATTTATAGATTGAATGTGATAAAAAAAATATATTCATTTTTCTTTATTGTTCTTGTATTAGTAACATCTCCTTTCTTAATAAGATATTTACTAGCAAAACAGAAAATAACTATTTTAAATAGTATTTATTTTAATTTCCCGGGAATAATTACTAAAAACAAAATATGTCCTACTTATGATGCTTTATTGAATCAAACGCTTGATGATTCTTTTAGTGTATCAATTATTAATAATAAAGGGGAAATAATAAGTTCCTACAATGAGGATGTTCCAAGGTTGCCAGCATCTAACCAAAAATTATTATCATCAGCTTATGTTTTAAGTAAATATAAATTAAATAATAATTTAAAAACTTCCTTATTCAAAAATAAAAACGATTATTATTTATACGGTCAAGGTGATCCAGATCTTAATTATGATCATATAATCGAACTAATTTCAAATGTTAAAGAAAATAAAATTATTAACTTTAATATTGTAGAAATTGATTCAAAATTATATTGGCCTAATGGTTGGACAAATACAGATAAACTTTACGAATATGGATCTCCAATTACATCTCTTGCAATAGAAAGTAATCACAATAAATATGATGATATTTATGCATTAAAAAATTTTATTAAAAATTATTTAAAAAATAAATTTCCAAATTCAAAAATAAATATAGATTTTCTTGATTCAGAAAAAACTTTTTATTTAAAAAATATTAAAGAGATAAATAAAGTATATTCAACTCCAATTCTTTCATTATTAACTCTAACAAATTCTGAAAGCCATAATTTTACGGCTGAATCTCTTTTTAAAAATGCCTCAAATACATGGAACGATAATAACTATATAAAATTGAAAAGATGGCTTGAAAATAAAGGCCTTCCAGCAACTAATTCATACTTTGCAGATGCTAGTGGATTGTCACGAAAAAATAAAATTACAACAAAGTTAGTTGTATTGTTTTTAGATAAAATGAGATATTTTAATGATTTTAAAGCTTATCAATCTACACTTTCAATTACAGGAGTGAGAGGAACATTAGCTAAAAGATTTGTAAATAGTGAATTGTCTGGAAAGTTTTTTGGCAAAACTGGGACTCTTTCAAATGTCTTTGCATTATCTGGCTTTTTATATAAAAATGACAAGCCAATAATTATAAGCATTATCCAAAATTCTAATAAAATTGATAAAGAAAAAGCTTTTAAATTATTACGTGATCTTTATTACTTGAAATCCTGTTAAAAAAAATATTATTTAAAATATTCTTTTAAATCCCTCTCAACAGAGGGGGGTACCATGTGATTAATTTCACCACCAAATTTTGCAACTTCTTTTACTAAAGAACTACTAAGAAAACTATAATTTGTATTTGTAGATAAAAATATAGTTTCAATATCATTATTAAGAGATTTATTTGTATGAGCAATCTGAAGTTCATACTCAAAATCACTCATTGCTCTTAAGCCTCTAAGAATAAGATTAGCTTTTAGATCATTTGCACAATCAACAGTAAGACCAGAGTAAGAAATAACTTCAATATTAGGTAAATGAGAAAGAGAATTTTTTATTTGTATTATTCTTCTTTCAAGATTAAATGTTGGTGTTTTAGAGGTATTTTCTAAAACAGCAACTACTAGATTGCCAAATATTTTTTCAGCCCTTTCTATTAAATCAAGATGCCCATTTGTTAAAGGATCAAATGTACCTGGATAAAGAATTTTCATGAATTTATTATGATCGAATAAGAAATTTAGTTAAAATAAGATTATTAGTTAAATCAATTATGACATTAAATCTAGAAGCAAAAAAAATCTTATTAAGAAAAATACCTCATGGATTATTTATTTGTGGCGTTAGAGACGAGGATAAAAATGAAGTGAATGGATTTACTGCAAGTTGGGTGACTCAAGGTTCTTTCACTCCACCATTAGTTGTAATGGCTGTTAGAGCAGAGGGTTCTAGTCATGAAATAATAGAGTCAACCAATAAGTTCTCATTAAATGTGCTCAAAAGTGATCAAAAGGATCTAGCAGCTGTTTTCTTTAAACCTCAAAAAGCATTAGGAGGTAGATTTGAATCTGTTGAATTTAATTTAGGTGAGCTTGGATTGCCTATTTTAGTTGATAGTGTTGGTGGTGTTGAATGTAATGTTGTTGGAAGTGTTATGCATGGAGACCATACCGTTTTTGTAGGAGAGGTTCAATCTGCTTATCTGAATAATGATGTTGACTCACTAAATTTATCTTCAACTGGCTGGAATTATGGAGGTTAATCATTATAAATGAGTAATTCCTCTATCGAAAAAATAAATAACAAATATAATTTTAAAATTGAATATAAATTAATTAATAATAAGGAGTTATTAAAATCAAGATTATCCGAAATTCCAAAGTCATCTGGTTGTTATCTTTTTAAAGATATTGATAATAACTTACTTTATATCGGTAAATCTAAAAAACTACGCAGTAGAGTAAGTAGTTATTTCAATAATTATTCAGATTTAACTCCTCGATTAAGTTTGATGGTTCGTCAAATAACTGAAATAGAAATAATAGTCACAGATAGCGAATATGAAGCATTAAATTTAGAGTCAAATTTAATTAAAACAAACAAACCATATTTTAATATTCTTTTAAAGGATGATAAGAAATATCCATATCTTTGTATAACTTGGAGTGAAAAATATCCTAGAATATTTATTACAAGAAGAAGAAGAAATAGAAATAATTTAGATAGATATTATGGACCTTATGTTGATGTCGGATTATTAAGGAGAACATTATTTACGATAAAAAAAATATTTCCACTTAGACAAAGACCAAGGCCAGTCTATAAAGATAGAACTTGTTTGAATTATTCAATAGGACGATGTCCAGGTGTTTGCCAAGAAGTTATATCATCTGACGATTATAAAAAAATAATGAAACAAGTATCTATGATATTTCAGGGAAGAAATGATGACTTAGAACTATTTTTACAAAAAAAAATGCTGCAATTTTCAAATGATTTAGATTATGAGAATGCAGCAAAAATAAGGGACCAAATTTCAGGTTTAAAATTACTAACTGAATCACAAAAAATATCAATACCAGATTCTTCAATTAATAGAGATATATTTGGAATAGTTTCAGAAAAAAATGTAGCTAGTATACAAATTTTCCAAATGAGATCTGGTAAGCTCATTGGGAGAATTGGCTATAGTCAAAAATTAAATAATGAAGATGAAAATCTTATTTTACAAAAGATATTAGAAGAGCATTATATGAATGTTGAACCTGTAGAAATACCATCAGAAATTCTTATTCAATATAACCTTCCAAAACAAGCAACCATAGAGGATTGGTTAACGGAGCTAAGAAAAAAGAAAGTAAAAATCCTAATCCCAAAAAGAAATAAAAAACATGAAACTGTAGAAATGGTTTTAAAAAATGCGAAATTGGAATTAGATAGAATATTAAATGGGATACAAGATAATGAATCATCAATTGAGGATCTTGCCCAAATCCTTGAATTAAGCGAACAACCTAAAAGAATTGAAGGTTATGATATAAGCCATATTCAAGGTAGTGACCCTGTAGCATCACAAGTCGTTTTTATTGATGGGATTCCTTCTAAACAGCATTATAGGAAATATAAAATTAAAGATCCAAACGTTTTTATAGGACATAGTGATGATTTTGCTTCGATATATGAAGTAATACATAGAAGGTTTAAAAAATGGTCAAGCTTTAAAAAAAGCGGAGGGGATTTTTCAATATTAAATGATAAAACGAATAGTAAATTAGACAATGAACTTCTATCAGATTGGCCTGATTTAATAATGATTGATGGAGGAAAAGGACAGTTAAATGCAGCTATTAAAGCATTAAAAGAATTAAATCTTGAGGAAGAAGTAACTATATGTTCATTGGCAAAAAAAAATGAAGAAATATTTATTCCAGGATTTACTAAGTCTCTTGATACTGATGAAAATCAAAAAGGAGTTCTTCTATTAAGAAGAGTAAGAGATGAAGCACATAGATTTGCATTATCTTTTCATAGAGACAAAAGATCTAAAAGAATGAATAGATCTCAATTGTCCCAAATCAGTGGATTAGGACCATCAAGAATAAGAGAATTGCTTGAGCATTTTAAATCAATAGACGCGATAAGAATAGCTAGTAAAGAGGATTTATCAAAAGTTAAAGGACTTGGAAAAAATTCAGTAAATGATATATATGAATATTTTAACGAGTTATAAATATTAATTAATTTTTGAAAAATAGATTTCTTGATATTGTTAAATATAACTATATTAAAAATATATATTTTTAAATTAATCTAGTAATTTGGCAGCTGAAGCATATCTCTGGTTTAAATCACTTCACATTATTGGTGTAATCGTTTGGTTTGCGGGACTTTTTTATTTAGTAAGACTTTTTATATATCATGAAGAATCTAAAAATATGGATAATGAATTAAAAATTGCCTTTAATAAACAATACACCTTGATGGAAAAAAGGCTGGCGAATATAATCACAACACCTGGGATGATATTAGCCTTAAGTATGGCTATTTGCATGGTTATTATGCAACCAAGTTGGTTAAGTGAGAAGTGGTTGCAAATTAAAATTTCTTTTGTTTTGGGATTAGTAATTTATCATTCTTTTTGTTATAAAATAATGTATTCATTGCAAAATGATACTTCAACAATTTCAGCAAAAAACCTTAGATTATTAAATGAATTGCCTACTTTATTATTATTTATAATTGTACTTTTAGTTATTTTTAAAAATAATTTTCCAACTAGTGTTGCTACATGGAGCGTAGTTGGACTAATTATTTTCATGTTGGCTTCAATACAATTATATGCAAAGATTAGAAAGAAAAATGAGAATTCATTAAGTAATGAATAGGGAAGACTTAGTAAAATTAACTTCCAATATTAATAAAAATAGTTGTCCTAAAAATATTAATTTTCACTGTCATACAAAATTTAGTGATGGAAGTTTAGATCCATATGAACTTTTAGAACAAGCTTATAAAAATAACTTGAAATTTTTATCCATAACCGATCATCATACAATTAAAGCTCATGAGTATATAAAAAAAAATAATATACTCAAAAATTATCCTAAAGATTCTTTTACATTAATTTCGGGAATAGAAATTAATTGTTTGATTTTAGGATGTTTAGTACATGTAATTGGATTGGGAATAGATATAAAAAGTAAATACCTAAATCCCTACATCCTTGGAGAATCTCCAATAGGTAATGATTTAAATATTAAATCAGTCATAAAAGCAATAAATTTAGCTGGTGGTTTATCATTTCTTGCTCATCCAGCGAGATACAGGATTCCCTTTTATAAATTAATTCCAGAGGCCAAAATACAAGG
The window above is part of the Prochlorococcus marinus CUG1415 genome. Proteins encoded here:
- the dapF gene encoding diaminopimelate epimerase — protein: MKNITFEKYQGNGNDFVIIDSRGNELYKNYKTNKIFDIEKICNRQFGVGADGLIFIEEPNEDNYAKMIIFNSDGSEAQMCGNGIRCLVEYLHVNDSMNNKNIEYKIETKAGLKIAKYINDEITVKMGVPILECQNIPTTIEKKINSIPSHEFIEKDFNNMGYAVGMGNPHLIFFVKDIESIVLSRLGPIFEKNELFPEKTNVHFCQILNRDNIKVKVWERGAGPTLACGTGACAIHVAAYKLGLCNSQTIVTLPGGNLKIDWSKDDCEVMMTGNAKKVFSGSMLVN
- a CDS encoding cysteine desulfurase family protein, encoding MENNFIYLDNASTTPLSENVLNIINSTYRNYWHNPSSTYELGIKCSTYLEKIRSKIAYIFEADPEDIIFTSGSSESTNIVFNNIYEKFKNGRIVISNVEHQATTICANKLRKQNWDIYEWMVNNDGILNISNIEKFLNNDTKLVSIIWGQSEIGTIQPVQFIGSKCEELNIMFHLDGTQILSNGIFSWKDLKCDFLSLSAHKFGGPKGIGILLTKEKSRQILKNKDISLTQEFSIRQGTQALPLIAGMYESLKNIEGKIKLYEYITEFPSNNINKLKNYFFQKIKDNNHIKITGSINHRLPSHISFLLLNKLFEPIRAYKIVNFMSENKIAISSGSACSSSSGKPSSTLKNIGLKDDELYSNIRVTLGSINNKSEIDKFLELIQICIDKF
- a CDS encoding DUF1995 family protein codes for the protein METNYRLPKDLNESLKNMEDAIIPSLLDSNKRFTIEFNFEGLKFNRIGITIYKILSKNNNVFITFADQGAVALAQRDYPDIKDKIFTFKSFNESNNINNIDSAMISILPQPYDFDSFERMSDNYQGTHYSLNPKFEDANIGIGSVIRERRKNFVKTWKNIYFLQPLNKAALMHIYPNNWLLFKEENKRYFFKKEFEIKPDNESIFVNL
- a CDS encoding D-alanyl-D-alanine carboxypeptidase, with product MIKKIYSFFFIVLVLVTSPFLIRYLLAKQKITILNSIYFNFPGIITKNKICPTYDALLNQTLDDSFSVSIINNKGEIISSYNEDVPRLPASNQKLLSSAYVLSKYKLNNNLKTSLFKNKNDYYLYGQGDPDLNYDHIIELISNVKENKIINFNIVEIDSKLYWPNGWTNTDKLYEYGSPITSLAIESNHNKYDDIYALKNFIKNYLKNKFPNSKINIDFLDSEKTFYLKNIKEINKVYSTPILSLLTLTNSESHNFTAESLFKNASNTWNDNNYIKLKRWLENKGLPATNSYFADASGLSRKNKITTKLVVLFLDKMRYFNDFKAYQSTLSITGVRGTLAKRFVNSELSGKFFGKTGTLSNVFALSGFLYKNDKPIIISIIQNSNKIDKEKAFKLLRDLYYLKSC
- the coaD gene encoding pantetheine-phosphate adenylyltransferase, with amino-acid sequence MKILYPGTFDPLTNGHLDLIERAEKIFGNLVVAVLENTSKTPTFNLERRIIQIKNSLSHLPNIEVISYSGLTVDCANDLKANLILRGLRAMSDFEYELQIAHTNKSLNNDIETIFLSTNTNYSFLSSSLVKEVAKFGGEINHMVPPSVERDLKEYFK
- a CDS encoding flavin reductase family protein: MTLNLEAKKILLRKIPHGLFICGVRDEDKNEVNGFTASWVTQGSFTPPLVVMAVRAEGSSHEIIESTNKFSLNVLKSDQKDLAAVFFKPQKALGGRFESVEFNLGELGLPILVDSVGGVECNVVGSVMHGDHTVFVGEVQSAYLNNDVDSLNLSSTGWNYGG
- the uvrC gene encoding excinuclease ABC subunit UvrC, whose translation is MSNSSIEKINNKYNFKIEYKLINNKELLKSRLSEIPKSSGCYLFKDIDNNLLYIGKSKKLRSRVSSYFNNYSDLTPRLSLMVRQITEIEIIVTDSEYEALNLESNLIKTNKPYFNILLKDDKKYPYLCITWSEKYPRIFITRRRRNRNNLDRYYGPYVDVGLLRRTLFTIKKIFPLRQRPRPVYKDRTCLNYSIGRCPGVCQEVISSDDYKKIMKQVSMIFQGRNDDLELFLQKKMLQFSNDLDYENAAKIRDQISGLKLLTESQKISIPDSSINRDIFGIVSEKNVASIQIFQMRSGKLIGRIGYSQKLNNEDENLILQKILEEHYMNVEPVEIPSEILIQYNLPKQATIEDWLTELRKKKVKILIPKRNKKHETVEMVLKNAKLELDRILNGIQDNESSIEDLAQILELSEQPKRIEGYDISHIQGSDPVASQVVFIDGIPSKQHYRKYKIKDPNVFIGHSDDFASIYEVIHRRFKKWSSFKKSGGDFSILNDKTNSKLDNELLSDWPDLIMIDGGKGQLNAAIKALKELNLEEEVTICSLAKKNEEIFIPGFTKSLDTDENQKGVLLLRRVRDEAHRFALSFHRDKRSKRMNRSQLSQISGLGPSRIRELLEHFKSIDAIRIASKEDLSKVKGLGKNSVNDIYEYFNEL
- the hemJ gene encoding protoporphyrinogen oxidase HemJ; translated protein: MAAEAYLWFKSLHIIGVIVWFAGLFYLVRLFIYHEESKNMDNELKIAFNKQYTLMEKRLANIITTPGMILALSMAICMVIMQPSWLSEKWLQIKISFVLGLVIYHSFCYKIMYSLQNDTSTISAKNLRLLNELPTLLLFIIVLLVIFKNNFPTSVATWSVVGLIIFMLASIQLYAKIRKKNENSLSNE
- a CDS encoding PHP domain-containing protein, producing MNREDLVKLTSNINKNSCPKNINFHCHTKFSDGSLDPYELLEQAYKNNLKFLSITDHHTIKAHEYIKKNNILKNYPKDSFTLISGIEINCLILGCLVHVIGLGIDIKSKYLNPYILGESPIGNDLNIKSVIKAINLAGGLSFLAHPARYRIPFYKLIPEAKIQGIDGIEVWYDYELNEVWNPSLFVCSEIDKLADKYSMLKTCGTDSHGLSLLGR